From Methylovorus glucosotrophus:
GTGTCGGCTTCTTTCCGGCGCTGCCTCAGCCAGCGCTGCATCGTCTTTCATTCATCACTGGTGATGGTTAACGCATTTACCGTCATCATCCCGTCATACTTGCATGACATGCTTGCCCACGTAAAACCAAGTTAAACCATCATTAACCTCGGTGAAGTGGAGGTCAACATGCAACGAATGCATCTGGTCATAGACCGATTCAACAAACTGGATAGTCGCCTGTGTGTGCGAGCCAATCGCACCTCGCGCTTTATGGGCGTGCGACTCTTTTTCCGCCTGGTCAGTCGGCTGGGCGATGGTGTTTTCTGGTACACCGTCATGCTGGGCATCGTCTTGAGTCACGGTGCAGATGGCATTCTGCCCGCCTTGCACATGGCGCTGGCAGGGTTGACAGGTACCTGCGTATACAAATGGCTCAAGGGCAAAACCCTGCGTCCACGTCCTTATGAAGTGCATCAGGATATCTGGTTGACCGGCAAGCCGCTGGATCGCTTCAGCTTTCCTTCCGGGCATACCCTGCATGCCGTGGCTTTTTGCACGGTGGGCCTGTTCTACTACCCGGCGCTGATGCCCTTGCTGTTGCCGTTTACGCTGATGGTCGCCTTGTCACGCGTGGTATTGGGCTTGCATTACCCTAGCGATGTACTGGCTGGCGCCGCGATTGGCGCCACCATCGCGATGATCTCCATCGCTATCGTTTAAGCTTATCGTTTAACGGCAACACTGAAGCACAAAAAGCGACGCCTCATGCGTCGCTTTTTGCTTTTGCAGCTTGCGCCTGAGCCTTGAGTGCTCGGGGTGATACGCCATACTTTCGTTTGAACGCGCGGCTGAAATGCGATAAATCGTTAAAGCCCCATTTCATCGCAATGTCGGATACTGCCAATCCCGTCTGGCAGGCGCCAAGAATCTCCTGATGCGTTTTTTCCAGCCGCCGCTCCCATACATGGCGCATGAGCGAGGTATCTTCTGCCGCCAGCAATTCGTTGATATAGCGGGAAGACAGCCCGGTGGCCTGCGCGATCATCTGGCTATCCAGCTGCGGATGGGCCAAGTGTTTTTCCACACAAGATTTGATGTTGTAAAGCGATAGTGAGCGACTGCGCGATAGCTGGCTGGCGGGTGGCCTGATCTCCTGCAAGGCCAGGGAAAACAGATCGAGCGCATTATCCGAGAGCGCATCAAATGCCAGCTGCGACA
This genomic window contains:
- a CDS encoding phosphatase PAP2 family protein, coding for MQRMHLVIDRFNKLDSRLCVRANRTSRFMGVRLFFRLVSRLGDGVFWYTVMLGIVLSHGADGILPALHMALAGLTGTCVYKWLKGKTLRPRPYEVHQDIWLTGKPLDRFSFPSGHTLHAVAFCTVGLFYYPALMPLLLPFTLMVALSRVVLGLHYPSDVLAGAAIGATIAMISIAIV